Genomic DNA from Deinococcus humi:
ATAGGCAACACCTGGGACAGCGGCACGCCGGGCAGATCGGTGTACAGCAGCGCCACGGCAGGCGGCTGGACATGCGCCTCGCGCAGAAGGGTCTCGGCGTCGCTGATGTGCACGACGGCGGCCCTGGTCAGCAGGGGCGCAAGCTGCGAGGCGCGGGCACGGTCTGCGCAGACCACGAAGACAGTTTGGGCATCAGGGATGGACATTGACTGAGGGGCAGTGTACTCCGGATACCGGGAGCGGAAGTTGGAAGTGGGAGACAGTTTTCAGGCGGCGCGCCGCCGGAGGCGTTGCGGGACAAAAGGGGGGCGTCACCTCAGACAGCCAGCAACTCGCGCGCCGCCCGCGTCAGATCGCCGCTGCCCGCCAGACTGCTGCCCACCAGCACGGCGTCGGCCAGACCGCGAATCTGCGCGATCTGATCGGGGCTGCGGTAGCCGCTCTCGGCCACCAGTACGCCGGTAAAACCGCGCTGCCGGGCCAGCCGGATCAGGCGCGGGCTGACGGCCAGATTGATGTCCAGCGTCGTCAGATCGCGGTTGTTGACCCCGATGATGCGCGCCCCACTCTCCAGCGCCACGTCCAGCTCGGTCTCATCGTGAACCTCCACCAGGGCATCCAGACCCAGGTGGTGCGCCGCTTGCAGATACGCGCCCGTCGCCTCCTTCAGCACGCTGACCATCAGCAGCGTCGCCGACGCGCCCCACTCGGCAGCCTCAGACAGCATGGCGGGATGCACCACGAAATCCTTTCGCAGCACGGGCAACTCCACAGCGCCCACCACGCTGTGCAGTGCTTGCGGGTTACCGTCGAAGTGGCGGGGTTCGGTTAGCACGCTGATGGCCGCCGCGCCCCCTGACTGGTAGGCGCGTGCCGCCGCCGCCGGGTCCAGCGGGGCAATCGCTCCCTGACTGGGACTGGCACGCTTGACCTCGGCAATCAGGGCGAGATCCGGGCCGCCCAGGGCCGCCTCGAATAGGCAGGCGGCAGGGCGGGCGGGGCCGAAGTCTGGGCTGGCTTCCCGGTAATCCCCGGCACGCTCCTGAACGATGCGGCCCAGCACACCCGGCACGCGACTTGGATCAGGGAGGGGCAGGCCATTCACGCGCCGGAGTATAGGGGCTCACCGTTCTGAGGGGAACGCGAAGTCAGGGAAACGCATGTTAGCCTGAACGCCATATGAGTCCTGCCCCTTCTGCCTCTGTTCCCGGTTCCGGCCCCGTGCAGATCAACGCCGAGCAGCTTCAGGCCCGTATCGGTGAGCTGGCCGCCCGCATCCGTGAGGACTATGCGGGCCGCGAGCCGCACCTGATCTGTGTGCTGAACGGCGCGTTCATGTTCCACGCCGATCTGGTGCGCGCGCTGGACATGCCCTGCACCATGGATTTCCTGCAGGCCAGCAGCTACGGCAACGCCAAGCAGAGCAGCGGCGAGGTGCGCCTGGTCAAGGATCTGCAATTCCCGATCAGTGACCGCCACGTGATTCTGGTGGAAGACATCGTGGACACCGGCATCACCATGAACTACCTGCTGCACTACCTGGAGGGGCGCGGCCCCGCCACCATCAAGATTGCCGCGCTGCTGAGCAAACCCAGCCGCCGCAAGGTGGAGGTGCCGGTGGAATACCTGGGCTTCACCATTCCGGACGCCTTCGTCTACGGATACGGGCTGGACCGTTCGCAATACGACCGCAATCTGCCGTTCATCACCAGTCAGGAGTAGAGGGGGCTCTGGGCCCTGTCTGAGTTTCCCGGCGCCACGCCCTGACGGCGGCGTTACCCTGGGGCATGACCGATACCGCCAACAAGCGCAAGCTCAACTGGAACTCTCACCATGTCACTCAGGGCGACGAGCGCGCCCCCAACCGGGCCATGTTGCGGGCGGTGGGATTTCAGGACGGCGATTTCGAAAAACCGATCATCGGTGTGGCACACGCGCAGAGCAACATCACGCCGTGCAACAACGGGCTGGGCGAACTGGCCGGGCACATCACCGACGCCATTCACGAGGGCGGCGGCATGCCCCAGGTCTACGGCACGATCACCGTGTCGGACGGGATCAGCATGGGCACCGAGGGCATGAAATGCAGTCTGGTCAGCCGCGAGGTCATCGCCGACTCCATTGAGACCGTCTCGCGTGGTCAGTCCCACGACGGCGTGATCGTGGTGGGTGGCTGCGACAAGAACATGCCGGGGGCCATGATCGGCATTGCCCGCCTGAACATTCCGGCCATCTTCGTC
This window encodes:
- the hpt gene encoding hypoxanthine phosphoribosyltransferase, with the translated sequence MSPAPSASVPGSGPVQINAEQLQARIGELAARIREDYAGREPHLICVLNGAFMFHADLVRALDMPCTMDFLQASSYGNAKQSSGEVRLVKDLQFPISDRHVILVEDIVDTGITMNYLLHYLEGRGPATIKIAALLSKPSRRKVEVPVEYLGFTIPDAFVYGYGLDRSQYDRNLPFITSQE
- the trpC gene encoding indole-3-glycerol phosphate synthase TrpC; its protein translation is MNGLPLPDPSRVPGVLGRIVQERAGDYREASPDFGPARPAACLFEAALGGPDLALIAEVKRASPSQGAIAPLDPAAAARAYQSGGAAAISVLTEPRHFDGNPQALHSVVGAVELPVLRKDFVVHPAMLSEAAEWGASATLLMVSVLKEATGAYLQAAHHLGLDALVEVHDETELDVALESGARIIGVNNRDLTTLDINLAVSPRLIRLARQRGFTGVLVAESGYRSPDQIAQIRGLADAVLVGSSLAGSGDLTRAARELLAV